One Salvelinus namaycush isolate Seneca unplaced genomic scaffold, SaNama_1.0 Scaffold622, whole genome shotgun sequence genomic region harbors:
- the LOC120042154 gene encoding retinoschisin-like: MGGLFHYRFCLSGSTEHQRHFSDSWTESCGRTVKCLYHKPLGFEAGSVTPDQISCSNQEEYSGWYSSWTSNRARLNSQGFGCAWLSKFQDNSQWIQIDLQDVGVVSGILTQGRCDADEWLTKYSVQYRTDQNLNWIYYKDQTGNNRVFYGNSDRSSSVQNLLRPPIVARYVRLLPLGWHTRIALRMELLMCMNKCT; encoded by the exons ATGGGGGGGCTATTCCACTACCGGTTCTGCCTTTCGGGCTCCACGGAGCACCAGAGACATTTCAGCGACTCCTGGACCGAGTCCTGCGGCCGCACAGTGA AGTGTCTCTATCACAAGCCCCTGGGGTTCGAGGCTGGTTCAGTGACACCGGACCAGATTAGCTGTTCTAACCAGGAAGAGTACAGCGGCTGGTATTCCTCCTGGACCTCCAACAGGGCACGACTCAACAGCCAGGGCTTCGG gtgtGCATGGCTGTCTAAGTTCCAGGACAACAGCCAGTGGATCCAGATTGACCTACAGGATGTGGGTGTGGTCTCAGGTATCCTGACCCAGGGTCGCTGTGATGCTGATGAGTGGCTGACCAAGTACAGTGTCCAGTACCGCACCGATCAGAACCTAAACTGGATCTACTACAAGGATCAGACTGGCAACAACAGg GTGTTCTATGGGAACTCGGACCGCTCGTCGTCCGTTCAGAACCTGCTGCGTCCTCCTATTGTGGCCCGCTATGTTAGGCTCCTCCCTCTGGGTTGGCACACCCGCATCGCCCTGCGCATGGAGCTGCTGATGTGTATGAACAAGTGTACCTAA